In Cloacibacillus sp., the genomic window ATTCGAAATCGCCAAAAGTCGTCTGCCTTGTCATGAGCCCACGTCTCTTACATTCATTATTTGGTGACTTGTCAATATTTTAGCCTTTCTATTGGTGTTCCACACCTTTTAATCAGCGGTTCCCTAGGATATAATTAACAAATACGGTAACCTTTTAAGGTTTAAGGAGATAGGTAATGAGCGCGGCAACGATTTCAAATATAAAATGTATGGCTAAAGTCTTCGAACTTTTTTTCCGATACAGACTGGAGCTTTCGCTTTCAGAAACTGTTGTGCAGTGCGAAGCGTCTGAGGCTCAAATCAAACCTATACTGGAAAAACTTACAAAACGAGAGTGGCTGTTATTTTCAAAAACAAAAAAAACATACCGCTATGGCATGAAATTGCTACCATTTACAAGAGAAGAAATACTAAAAGCAGAACTCGTACGACAGTTCACCCCGATTATGAAACAGCTTTCCATTGCTTGCAATCAGAGCACAATGCTTAATTTTCTTGAGGGTATAAAGTCTGTATGTATACAAAAGATAGACTCTAAAAATTCGATACACATTGCAACTAGGATAGGCGGAGAATCTCCGTTGCATGCCGGAAGCAGCTCAAGGGTCCTTCTTGCCTATGCGCCAGAAGCTGTACGTGTCAGCGTCATGTCGTCTCCTTTAAAAAGATATACTCCATTCACCATCACATCTCCGGAAGAACTTAGCAAATCTTTATTCGAGATACGCAGAACCAGGTGCTGCTCCAGCATTGAAGAAATAAATCCGGGGGCCGGTTCTGTATCATGCGCAATTTTGGATGAAGGTAACAACTTACTTGCCGCACTCTCGATCATCGGCACACGTTTTGCCTGTGAGACGGAGGGGGCTCTCTGGAAGGCGCTTCTTCTTGAGGCCGTCAAAAAAGTCAAACTAGCATAAACAAAACAGAACATTGTAACCTCAACCTGTTTGCAATATAATTGCAAACAGATTGCTGATGGGGGGATTATTTTGGATATCGAAAAAATCTTGAGCAGCGCCGGACTGCGTACCACGCGTCAGCGCAGAGTGATACTTGAGCTGCTTTTCAGACATGGCTCTCCCATGTCGCACAGCGAGATACTTTCAATGATCGACGACCACCTGGACCGCGTCACGCTCTACCGCACGCTCGATACGTTGAAAAACTCCGGCATCGTCCATCAGGTGCAAGGCATCGACGGCGTGTGGCGCTTCTGCGCCCACGAGCAGGACCTTGACGGCTGTCCCGGAGACCATCCGCACTTTCTCTGCCTCTCCTGCGGCAAGATGTTCTGCCTTCCGGACCAGAAGATGCCGCGCGTAACCGTCCCCGAGGGGATGCAGGTGGAGGGAAAACAGCTTGTCGTATACGGCACCTGTCCGGACTGCACCGTTCAAAAATCGGAAGAAAAGGAAGAAAATAAATGAAGATAACCACAATCCCGCTGGAGGAGGCCATCGGGCTGCCGCTGGCCCACGACCTGACACAGATCGACGCTAAAAACCACAAGAAGTCCGCCCGCTTCAAAAAGGGACAGGTGATAACCGAGGCCGACCTTGAAACTCTGCGCGGCATGGGACGCGAAAATCTCTCAATAATGGAGATGTCGCCAGGCGACGTACACGAGGACGACGCCGCGCGCCAGCTCGGCGAGGCCCTCTGCGGCGACAACCTGCGCCTGACGGAGCCCTCCGAGGGGCGCTGTAACCTCGTTGCGGAGAGCTCGGGCATTCTCTGGTATCTCGCGGAGACGGTGAACCGTGTCAATCAGGACCCGGACTGGGTCCTCTCGGCGCTCGCGCCGCACCGTCCGGTGCTTGCCGGGCAGGTAGTCGCCGGCTTCCGCATCCGTCCGCTCGTCATGGAAGACTACCGCGTGGAACGCGCCGTCGCGGCGGTGCGCGGCAGCAAGCCGTTTATGATCCTGCCCTTCATGCCGCTGAAGCTCGGACTGATAACGACAGGCAAAGAGATTGTCGACAAAAAAGTAGAGGACGCCTTCCGTCCTAAATTGCTGGAAAAATTATCGCGCCTCAACGGTTCTCTGATGGGCCAGCGATTCTGCACAGATTCTCTCGAGCAGATCAGCGAGGCGATCGCCGCCTTCCTAAACGAGGGAGCGGACGTCGTAATCTGTACCGGCGGTATGAGCGTCGACGCCGACGACAAGACGCCGGGCGCCATCCGCAGCCGCTGCCGCAAGATATCCTTCCAGGGAACGCCGGCGCTGCCGGGGGCGATGCTGATGCTCGGCTGGGCCGCCTCGCCGGAGGACGGCCGCGACGTGGCGGTCATCGGCGCTCCCGCCTGCGTCGCCTTTGACGAGAGGACCGCGCTCGACAAGCTGCTGCCGTTCGTCTTCGCAGGCATCGAGCCGGGAGACCTGGTGCGCCGGTGGGGCGTGGGAGGCCTCTGCGAACACTGCCAGACGTGTCATTATCCGGCTTGTTCTTTCGCCGCCGGCAGTTAAATACGCGCCGCTGAATATATGCGTCAGCCGCGTCACGGCTTGCCCCGACCGCGGCTTCGACGTATTGATATACGCCTGCGCCCCGCTCGTGGCAAGCCGTTTAGCGTCAGCCACATCTATTCAGCGGAACAGGCGCTAATTGTGATAAAAAATATGTTAAAGATAAGAGGAGATGAAGTATGAATATCGAACTTTTGAATAAGATCAACGAAGAGGTACAAGCGGGGAAGTTCGGCGTGCTCTGCACCGTAACGAGCGAGAGCGGCTCCACGCCGCGCAGCCGCGGAGCCTCGATGTGGGTGCGGCCGGACGGCAGCATCGCGGGAACGATCGGCGGCGGCCTCATTGAATATGAAGCGATACAGGAGGCGCTGCAGCTGATGAACAGCGGCGAAGCGTCGCGGATCTGGCATAAAAGCCTGACGGAGCGCGACGGCATGGCCTGCGGCGGCAGCGCGGACATCTACATGGAGACGATCGGCCGCTGCGACGAGCTCGTCATCTTCGGCGGCGGCCACGTTGGGCGCGCCGTCGCTGAGCTCGGTGCTTTCGTCGGCTTCCGCGTCACCGTCTGGGACGAACGCCCCGAATTCGCCAATGACAAACATATCCCCTGGGCGCGCAACATCGCATGCCCCATAGACAAGATATACGAAAACGGCATCACGCTCCACGAACGCAGCTACGTCGTCATCATGACCCGCGGCCACGCTCTTGACGCCGAGGCCGTCACGGTTACGGACAAAAAACCCGGGGCCTATTACGGCATGATCGGCTCGCGCAGCAAGATCGCCACGGTGCGCAAAATGCTGCTCGAACGCGGCGTCAGCGAGGAGCATCTCGACCGGATATACCAGCCGATCGGGCTGCCGATCAAGGCTGAGACGCCAAACGAGATCGCCGTATCGGTAATGGCGGAGATAATAGCCGTAAAATACGGCGCGGATATAAAAAGGCTGCGCGGATAGGCAAGAAACACACCGTCGGATTCGTTATTTACCCTTTAATATGAGACTTTTATACTTTATAAGTATGAAAGTCTCTTTTTACAATAGAAAGGATGGATAGCAACAAAATGCCTCGCTTCAAGATATATGCCATAAAGATCATCACCATTTTTTTACTGCTCTTCACGGCCCTGGCCCCCACGCGGGGAGACGCCGCGGAAAAGAGCGTGCTACTGAAAGAGGTCGTACTTTCCCGGCATGGCGTCCGCAGCCCCACACAGCCGGCGGCCAAGCTGGCGGAATGGAGCGCGAAACCCTGGCCCAGGTGGCCGGTAAGGGCCGGGCATCTCACGGCGCGCGGCTCGTCGCTGATATCCCGCCAATGGACGGCGGAACGCGCGCGGCTGGAGTCCCTCGGCGTCACGCCCGACAAGATTTTCATCTGCGCGGATGTCGACCAACGTACGAAAGCCACCGCGGACGCCATCTCCGAAGCGCTCGCCCCGCAGGGAGGGATCACGCCGGTGCTCTCTGCGAGGGCCTTTGTCTATCCCATCTTCCATCCGGTAGAGGCCGGCTTCGCGGATTTTGACACCGACGCCGTCCGCCGCGACATCATGAAAAACGCCGGCGGCAGTTTAACAGCGCTCCAGCAGGAGCTTGCGCCAAAGATCAGCATGCTGGCCGACATCACGGGGCCGCTTTCAGAAAGGGCCGCCGCTAAGACCGGACTGCTCTATGGTTCGACCTTTGCCGACCTCCCCTCCGAGATCGAATTTTACGACGGGGATCGCTCCGTCGGCATCACGGGCGCGCTGGGCGCCGCGTCGGGCATCGTGGAGATATTCCTGCTCGAATACTGCCAGTGGCCGGAGAAAAACGCCGGCTGGGGGGCGGCGGACACAATGATACTCAGAGACCTCCTGCCCGTACACAGCAGAATATTCAACACCGTTAACCGCGCCCCCTCCGTTGCGAGGAGACGCGCCAGCGAACTTACGATGCTGCTGGCATCCTCGCTGCTCTCGGAAGAATTATGCCTGGCTAAAGTTCCCGACGCCGTCAAGGAGCCCGCGGCGGCGGCAAAGGCGGCGATCTTTGTCGGACACGACACAAACATCGCCGGCGTCGGCGCGCTTATCGGCGCGGACTGGCAGCTGCCGGGATTCGCAAAAAACGAAGTGCCTCCGGGAGGTACGTTGGTCCTTTCACTCTGGCAGAGGGGAAAAGAAAGGTATGTCACCGCGGAGTTCACGGGGCTTTCGCTGGAGACTCTGCACGGCGACGCCGACCGGCCCGTTCCCGCAGACAGATATCAGATATCACTCTCGCACATGCAGCGGAAACCGGGCACACGCCCCGCGGGAGAATGTTCGCCGGAGGAGTTTGCCGACTGGGTCAACAACAGGGTTGCAAACGCCAGATAGCGGTAAAGACTAAATTTCCGGGCGGGACTGGTTACAAAAGTCCTCGTCCGAATACGCGCATAACGCATAAAAATTGCGGCGTCCGGCTCTTTAGAGCCGACGCCGCAGTTTTACCGGGTCACTTCGCCGCCGTCACGGAAAAGCCGCCTTCCGTCTCCTTCCACTCCGTCCTCCAACCCGCGTGCCGCGCGAAGCGGATGACGTTTTCACGCGAGGTCACGGTATCTACAAGTACCTCCACAAGACCGGCGCTCAGCTTGTCAAGCGCCCGTTTTGTCTCTATCACAGGCTGCGGACATGAGAGTCCGCGCGCGTCTACGATCGTCTTTTCCATTTCAAAAACCTCCTATGCCATTCTATTCCTGAAACCGAAGCCCACCAACAGACAGAAGACAAGGCCGATAACCGTCGCGGGCGCGCCGAAGGCGCCGATGCCCGCGCCGGAGCTTGCAAGCGAGAAGTTATGCGCGAAGGCCGCGCCGACGAGCATGCCTATGATAAAGCTGCCCGCGTCGGAATCCCCCTCGCCGGACATGATGAGCATCCGTCCCGGGCAGCCGCCAGCAAGGGTGAAGGCAAGTCCGGAGAGGACCATGCCGAGGAAGTTCCATAGCTGCATGGTATGCGCCACTGGCTGCCCCTCAAATCCGGGCTTGAATTGTCCGAGGATCATGTTGGTCACAAAGGCCGCGAGGATAAAGGCGGCGATCCCCTTAAATAGGTGCGAGTCCCGGACCATGATCAGGTCGCGCACCGCGCCGATCGTACAGAAGCGTGTGCGCTGCGCGAGCCAGCCGACTACAAGTCCTGCGCCGAGAGAGATGAGGATGGGGGCGTGCGCCGCGCCGGGGCCCTTGGCGGAGAAGAATATCGGGCCGCTGCCCTCGGGGCCAAATAAAGGTTTGAAGAAAAGCAGCGCGAGGATGGCCAGGGCGAGCAGCGGCATCACAAGCCCGGCCGCCTTCGGCGTAGGGCGCGCGGCTCCGAGGCTGAAGCCGCCGTAGAGGAACCAGACGCCGATACCGATACCGGCGATAAGCCCCGCGATACCGGCGATGGCGTTCCAGTCGCCGCCCGCGAGGCGCAGGTAGGCGCGCCAGGGACAGCCGAGAAAGACGAGCGCGCCGATCATGGCGAAAAAGCCGAGTGCGAAGCGCACCATCGGCGAAGAGCCGCCGCGCGGCCTGTATTCAGAAAAGGCGAGCGCCGAGGCGAAGGCTCCGAGGATGAAGCCCGCGATCTCGGGACGCAGATACTGCACGATTGCGGCGCGGTGCAGGCCGAGGGCCCCCGCGATGTCGCGCGTGAAGCAGGCGACGCAGAAGCCCATATTTCCAGGATTACCAAACTTTACCAGCAGCGCCGCAATGACGCCGAGAACAAGCCCAGCGATCGCCGGGCCATTTTTCGACATAAGGAAACGGTCCAAAATATTTACCTCCTGTTGTTAATCAAATACGTGGATAAAAAATATGACTAAACAGAGCGCCGGCAGGCGTACCGGCCGCCCATCACATATCGATACAGCGGGGATGAAGGGGGATATTATCCTTTTATATACGGATATGCGAGGGAACGGCGACAGACGGCGGACTCGGTACACGAGCCAAAATAAACAGATCACGTCATGACAGCCGTCCTCCCCTCAAAGGATATTTTTACCAATTACACCGGTTATTATAAGCACTAATCGCTTACTTTTGCAATTTGCCGCAAGACATTGTTGTGCAAGAGCCTAAACAGGGCGCCTCGCATCTCTATCGCCCTCCATCTCAGAAAAAAGAGGTCCTTAAAACCAAACCTTTAATCATTATGCTTACGCAGAGAAATATAGGCATAAAACACAATGCGCGAAAGATAAATTTTGATTATACTTGCAAACATGAGGTTATAAGAATAATGCGCAGGGGAAAAACTGATATTTGCCGCAGAAAGGAATGATTGAAATGTCTGCTAGCAGAGAACCCAAGATGATTACAAAAAGAATTCGGCGAAGCCCCGAACTGCTGATAAAAGAGCTTGATACGAAGATGAAAAAACTTGAGGAGCGCATCTATAAAAAAAACAAGGATGCCGTACACCATATCGGTGCGGCCATCTTAAAGCGCGCCAACTTCGATTTTTCCTCCTTCACCCACGAGGACCTGGAGGCCATCCAGAACATGACGCCCCACGGTGAAGAGATGGTAACGGAGATAATTAAAAAAGCCAACCAGAGCTAACACCCCTATAAACCCCAGAGACGAAGAGAGACGGCTAAAAACCGTCTCTTTTCGCCCCCTTGTCATACCGCGTAATTTCTGTGGGAACCCTATATAAGAAATTGGAACAGATCGGGCTTGTCGTTCAAATATTCGTAGACGATATTATGTTGTTTCATGCGTTCAACGAGCGGCGCGAAATCCTCTGCGCGGCGCAGCTCTATTCCTACCACCGCGGGACCGCGTTCTCGTGAGTTCTTTTTGGAATACTGGAAATGCGTGATGTCGTCGTCGGGTCCGAGCACATGCTCGAGAAATTCCCTCAGCGCGCCCGCACGCTGCGGAAAGCGCAGGATGAAATAATGCTTGAGCCCCTGGTGAAGCTGGGAGCGTTCCTTTATCTCCTCCATGCGGGTAATGTCGTTGTTGCTGCCGCTGATGACGCAGACGACGTTCTTGCCGCGGATATCGTCCTTTATATACTCAAGGGCGGAGACGGATACGGCGCCCGCCGGTTCGACGACGATGGCGCTCTCGTTGTAGAGGGAGAGGATCGTCGTGCAGATCTGTCCTTCCGGCACCTGGATCAGGCGGTCGACCACCTCGCGGCAGATGTCGAAGGTGATATCTCCCGCCTTCCGCACAGCGATGCCGTCCGCAAAGGTGTCAAGCTGCTGAAGCTCGACAGGCTTTCCCGCGTCAAAGGCGGCCTTCATCGAGGCCGTCCCCGTCGATTCCACGCCGACGACGCAGGTGTCGGGGCTCAGGCTCTTAAAGATGCTGCCCACGCCGGACATCAGACCGCCGCCGCCGATCGGCAGCAGGATATAGTGAAAACCTCCGAAGGCCTCGTTGAGTATGTCGAGGGCCAGCGTAGCCTGTCCCTCTATTATCTGCGGGTCGTTGAAGGGGTGGATAAAGGTCCCGTTCTGCGCCTCGCACCAGGCGACCGCCTCGCTGCATGAATCGTCGTAGGTGTCGCCCGTCAGTACGATGTCGATATTCTCCTTGCCGAACATCTTCACCTGGGTTATCTTCTGCTTCGGCGTCGGCTTCGGCATGAAGATGGTGCCTTTAATGCCGAGCTTGTTGCAGGCCAGCGCCACGCCCTGCGCGTGGTTGCCGGCCGAGGCGCAGACGACTCCGCGCGCGAGATCCTCCTGCGGAAGACTGGATATTTTGTTGTATGCGCCGCGTATCTTGTAAGAGCGAACGATCTGCATATCCTCGCGCTTGAGCCAAATATTCGCCCCGTAGCGTTCGGAAAGCTGGATGTTCAGCATAAGCGGCGTATTTACCACTACGCCGCTTATGCGCTGTTTTGCTTTCTGGATGTCATGAAGCTGAGGCCGGTAGTCTGACATCTTATGCGCCTAAAGTCTTACGTTGATGATTGCCGTAACGCCGACGCCCTTAACGCGGCGGAAGCGCTGGATCGGGTTGAGCGAGTCTATCGGGATCAGCGCCGTCGCGCGGATGCTGCTGAACTCTCCCTCGATCTGAGCCACCGCCTTCGTATTATCGATAGCGTCTTTCGTCGTCACTCCAACCTGGGCGGCGCCGATACGCGTGCCGTCGCCGATCGAAACTATAGGCACGACCTTCGTGTACCCCTCGTACTTGACGCCCTTATTGAAGGTGATGGTGTTGATAAAATCGTTCATCTGCGGCGAAATGGCCGTTACGAGCCAGCCTCCGGCAACGCCGAGGGCGCCCTTTTTGAGGATATCGCCGAGATCAAACGCCCGCGCCGCGGGCACCGAGACAACCATTACCGCACAGATAAGCGCCGCTGCCACGGCGTTGTTTATTTTCTTTTTCATAGCTCCTGCTTCAGACCTTTCTTTAATTATATTAATTAAAATGCTACCGAACTCGGCCGGTGCCTTTTGTCGAGAATCTCAATCATGACACGGTCGACAGTTCTCATTCCCTCGCGCGAAATGCGCCCGACATTTTCCACCGTCTCTTCGATCGTCTCGCCGAATACGCCCTGAGGAACGGCAAGCCGCTGTCCCATAAGCGCCCATTCCATCGCGTAATAGGCCTCGGTGGCCGCGGCTCCGACCTTCAGCGCGCAGCTCTCCTTCGCCCCGTCGCAGAGCATCCCCGCGATATTCGCCAGCAGAAGGCTCATCGCGGTGCATATCTGATCATAGCTGCCGCCCATCAGATAGGTCATGCCCGCGGCGGCTCCCGCTCCCGCGGCTACTGAACAGCCGCAGACGGGGGAGAGGCGTCCGAGATTGTGCTTGACGAAGCTCGTCGCGATATGACTGACGGCGACCGCCTTCGCGATCTCCTCCTCGCTCTTGCCCGTGCGCCTGCCGAGCACCGCGACGGGAAGGATCGCCGTTATCCCGTAGTTGCCGCTGCCGGCGCTGCTCATGACGGGGAGCAGAATGCCGGACATCCTCGCCTCCGCCGCCGCGGCGCAGGTGCTGCGGATCTCCATCGCCGCCGGCACCTTGTCGCAGCCGCAGTCCTGGTCGATCTCAAGCAGCGTAAGCCCGAACTTGCTGCCCTGGAGGCAGGCGCCGCAGCTGCTGCACTCCTGCGGAGACCTGAAACCGCCCTCCGCGACCTTATAGTTCATATTGATGCCGTCCCAGATGAACTTGACATCCTCGGCGTCGATCTCGTCGGCCATGGCGAGCGCCTCCTGCAGTGTCTGCGGGAAACCGTCGTCAAAGCCGCTGGCGGAAGAACCTTTACGCTCGGCCTCGTATGTAGTTTCGTTGTCGAGCACTGTTTTAACAACGTTAGAATGGCTGTTTTCGATGAGACAGACCGCCTTGTGGCCCGGCGTGAATACGGAGGCGAGCACATAAACGCCGCTCCTGTCGGGATCACAATAGATGGAGACGCGCTCGTCGCGCACCCAGGCCTCAGCCTTCGCCACATCCTCCAGCGTGCTGTTGCGAAGCACCTCCAGACCGAGCGAGGCATCCCCGCAGATCGCGCCCATCGCCGCGGCGATGGCGTTGCCGCGCGCGCCC contains:
- a CDS encoding IclR family transcriptional regulator C-terminal domain-containing protein, producing MSAATISNIKCMAKVFELFFRYRLELSLSETVVQCEASEAQIKPILEKLTKREWLLFSKTKKTYRYGMKLLPFTREEILKAELVRQFTPIMKQLSIACNQSTMLNFLEGIKSVCIQKIDSKNSIHIATRIGGESPLHAGSSSRVLLAYAPEAVRVSVMSSPLKRYTPFTITSPEELSKSLFEIRRTRCCSSIEEINPGAGSVSCAILDEGNNLLAALSIIGTRFACETEGALWKALLLEAVKKVKLA
- a CDS encoding sulfurtransferase TusA family protein; amino-acid sequence: MEKTIVDARGLSCPQPVIETKRALDKLSAGLVEVLVDTVTSRENVIRFARHAGWRTEWKETEGGFSVTAAK
- a CDS encoding L-serine ammonia-lyase, iron-sulfur-dependent, subunit alpha translates to MVTLKEFLRSEVKPALGCTEPGAVALAVARACAELPGRDDIAAVRVTVSSSIYKNGMAVGIPGTKGARGNAIAAAMGAICGDASLGLEVLRNSTLEDVAKAEAWVRDERVSIYCDPDRSGVYVLASVFTPGHKAVCLIENSHSNVVKTVLDNETTYEAERKGSSASGFDDGFPQTLQEALAMADEIDAEDVKFIWDGINMNYKVAEGGFRSPQECSSCGACLQGSKFGLTLLEIDQDCGCDKVPAAMEIRSTCAAAAEARMSGILLPVMSSAGSGNYGITAILPVAVLGRRTGKSEEEIAKAVAVSHIATSFVKHNLGRLSPVCGCSVAAGAGAAAGMTYLMGGSYDQICTAMSLLLANIAGMLCDGAKESCALKVGAAATEAYYAMEWALMGQRLAVPQGVFGETIEETVENVGRISREGMRTVDRVMIEILDKRHRPSSVAF
- a CDS encoding Fur family transcriptional regulator: MDIEKILSSAGLRTTRQRRVILELLFRHGSPMSHSEILSMIDDHLDRVTLYRTLDTLKNSGIVHQVQGIDGVWRFCAHEQDLDGCPGDHPHFLCLSCGKMFCLPDQKMPRVTVPEGMQVEGKQLVVYGTCPDCTVQKSEEKEENK
- a CDS encoding molybdopterin-binding protein, with protein sequence MKITTIPLEEAIGLPLAHDLTQIDAKNHKKSARFKKGQVITEADLETLRGMGRENLSIMEMSPGDVHEDDAARQLGEALCGDNLRLTEPSEGRCNLVAESSGILWYLAETVNRVNQDPDWVLSALAPHRPVLAGQVVAGFRIRPLVMEDYRVERAVAAVRGSKPFMILPFMPLKLGLITTGKEIVDKKVEDAFRPKLLEKLSRLNGSLMGQRFCTDSLEQISEAIAAFLNEGADVVICTGGMSVDADDKTPGAIRSRCRKISFQGTPALPGAMLMLGWAASPEDGRDVAVIGAPACVAFDERTALDKLLPFVFAGIEPGDLVRRWGVGGLCEHCQTCHYPACSFAAGS
- the yedE gene encoding YedE family putative selenium transporter; this encodes MSKNGPAIAGLVLGVIAALLVKFGNPGNMGFCVACFTRDIAGALGLHRAAIVQYLRPEIAGFILGAFASALAFSEYRPRGGSSPMVRFALGFFAMIGALVFLGCPWRAYLRLAGGDWNAIAGIAGLIAGIGIGVWFLYGGFSLGAARPTPKAAGLVMPLLALAILALLFFKPLFGPEGSGPIFFSAKGPGAAHAPILISLGAGLVVGWLAQRTRFCTIGAVRDLIMVRDSHLFKGIAAFILAAFVTNMILGQFKPGFEGQPVAHTMQLWNFLGMVLSGLAFTLAGGCPGRMLIMSGEGDSDAGSFIIGMLVGAAFAHNFSLASSGAGIGAFGAPATVIGLVFCLLVGFGFRNRMA
- a CDS encoding histidine-type phosphatase encodes the protein MDSNKMPRFKIYAIKIITIFLLLFTALAPTRGDAAEKSVLLKEVVLSRHGVRSPTQPAAKLAEWSAKPWPRWPVRAGHLTARGSSLISRQWTAERARLESLGVTPDKIFICADVDQRTKATADAISEALAPQGGITPVLSARAFVYPIFHPVEAGFADFDTDAVRRDIMKNAGGSLTALQQELAPKISMLADITGPLSERAAAKTGLLYGSTFADLPSEIEFYDGDRSVGITGALGAASGIVEIFLLEYCQWPEKNAGWGAADTMILRDLLPVHSRIFNTVNRAPSVARRRASELTMLLASSLLSEELCLAKVPDAVKEPAAAAKAAIFVGHDTNIAGVGALIGADWQLPGFAKNEVPPGGTLVLSLWQRGKERYVTAEFTGLSLETLHGDADRPVPADRYQISLSHMQRKPGTRPAGECSPEEFADWVNNRVANAR
- the ilvA gene encoding threonine ammonia-lyase IlvA, which encodes MSDYRPQLHDIQKAKQRISGVVVNTPLMLNIQLSERYGANIWLKREDMQIVRSYKIRGAYNKISSLPQEDLARGVVCASAGNHAQGVALACNKLGIKGTIFMPKPTPKQKITQVKMFGKENIDIVLTGDTYDDSCSEAVAWCEAQNGTFIHPFNDPQIIEGQATLALDILNEAFGGFHYILLPIGGGGLMSGVGSIFKSLSPDTCVVGVESTGTASMKAAFDAGKPVELQQLDTFADGIAVRKAGDITFDICREVVDRLIQVPEGQICTTILSLYNESAIVVEPAGAVSVSALEYIKDDIRGKNVVCVISGSNNDITRMEEIKERSQLHQGLKHYFILRFPQRAGALREFLEHVLGPDDDITHFQYSKKNSRERGPAVVGIELRRAEDFAPLVERMKQHNIVYEYLNDKPDLFQFLI
- a CDS encoding XdhC/CoxI family protein produces the protein MNIELLNKINEEVQAGKFGVLCTVTSESGSTPRSRGASMWVRPDGSIAGTIGGGLIEYEAIQEALQLMNSGEASRIWHKSLTERDGMACGGSADIYMETIGRCDELVIFGGGHVGRAVAELGAFVGFRVTVWDERPEFANDKHIPWARNIACPIDKIYENGITLHERSYVVIMTRGHALDAEAVTVTDKKPGAYYGMIGSRSKIATVRKMLLERGVSEEHLDRIYQPIGLPIKAETPNEIAVSVMAEIIAVKYGADIKRLRG